In a single window of the Zea mays cultivar B73 chromosome 5, Zm-B73-REFERENCE-NAM-5.0, whole genome shotgun sequence genome:
- the LOC100274255 gene encoding uncharacterized protein LOC100274255 has translation MRASVTIQTTGVVLQSSLISSGGARPKIKGSRLSKQPNLKAAKESRRSSGARAAHPKQAEQSKAGKQPWSSGGGARPCGRRPANAQRVNRTSTRAQQEGRGSHQPGKTAARRKQKPETEVGRRPRTDRRSAGRASRERTSCAAAAVLRRLCCAGCVGWAAEYLDFTFLLGRVEVWRGPYLAITGPPPLLIRTVQNHYQKHLENHTQQNKHQHFILCLGIPIIIMWKRNPFGGKAHSGLDGRTIVVRSLKISVRNVIAQGGFSCVYLACDTVHPSKMYALKHIICNDSESLDLVMKEIQVMNLLKGHPNVVTLVAHDVVDMGRTKEALLVMEFCEKSLVSAMESRGSGYYEEKKVLLIFRDVCNAVFAMHGQSLPIAHRDLKAENVLLGSDGAWKICDFGSTSTNHKCFNKPEEMGIEEDVIRKHTTPDYRAPEMWDLYRREVISEKVDIWALGCLLYRICYFKSAFDGESKLQVLNGNYHIPEQPKYSIAVTGLIKDMLEASPNARPDITQVWFRVNELLSLELQKRLPDGPSPAVSLSSQDEGAHKRTPVMPRRNPPPPREQSNSFLPHGSSKAGDAPLGAFWATQHAQGAQAVVNRNPLFDGESIKAPLSSKQNQSWVDTSISIPGNRHDHSGQMSLTSKAQNNSLSNNGFRGLSDTEIQNSGKSRAQQPQPEPKCEKDPFNSFVADFDTHNLNIAVGKASELELEVSNLKEQLKKTTLEKAEMTAKHLLIVRRSKS, from the exons ATGCGGGCATCAGTGACTATTCAAACAACAGGCGTGGTGTTACAGTCATCACTCATCAGCAGTGGCGGAGCACGACCCAAAATTAAG GGCAGCAGGCTTTCCAAGCAGCCGAATTTGAAAGCAGCAAAAGAAAGCAGGCGGAGCAGTGGAGCACGGGCTGCACATCCGAAGCAGGCGGAGCAAAGCAAAGCAGGCAAGCAGCCGTGGAGCAGTGGAGGTGGAGCACGGCCGTGCGGCCGCCGGCCAGCCAACGCCCAACGGGTCAACCGGACAAGCACGCGCGCACAGCAGGAAGGCAGAGGCAGCCACCAGCCAGGCAAGACCGCAGCCCGCAGGAAGCAGAAGCCAGAGACGGAGGTGGGCAGGCGGCCGCGGACGGACAGGCGGTCGGCCGGCCGGGCGAGCCGCGAGCGGACGTCTTGTGCTGCAGCGGCTGTGTTGCGGCGGCTGTGCTGTGCGGGCTGCGTGGGCTGGGCGGCTGAatacctagatttcacttttttaCTGGGCCGAGTTGAGGTATGGCGCGGGCCATACTTGGCCATAACGGGCCCTCCGCCCCTGCTCATCAGAACGGTGCAGAATCATTATCAG AAACATTTGGAGAACCATACCCAACAAAATAAGCACCAGCATTTCATCCTTTGTCTCGGCATTCCAATAATAATAATGTGGAAACGTAATCCCTTTGGGGGTAAAGCACATAGTGGACTGGATGGGCGCACTATTGTTGTTAGAAGTCTGAAGATCTCAGTACGAAATGTCATTGCACAAGGAGGCTTCTCTTGTGTATATCTGGCATGTGACACAGTACATCCATCAAAGATGTATGCATTGAAGCACATTATTTGCAATGACTCAGAATCACTTGATCTTGTCATGAAGGAGATCCAGGTTATGAACCTCCTTAAAGGGCATCCTAATGTGGTCACACTTGTTGCCCATGATGTTGTTGACATGGGCCGTACAAAGGAGGCACTTCTTGTAATGGAGTTTTGTGAGAAGTCCTTGGTGAGTGCAATGGAGAGCAGAGGTAGTGGTTACTATGAGGAGAAGAAGGTGCTTTTAATTTTCAGAGATGTCTGCAATGCTGTCTTTGCCATGCATGGACAATCACTGCCAATTGCACATAG GGATCTGAAAGCTGAAAATGTTCTTCTTGGATCGGATGGTGCATGGAAAATATGTGATTTTGGAAGCACATCAACTAATCATAAATGCTTTAACAAACCAGAAGAGATGGGCATTGAGGAAGATGTCATCAGGAAGCATACAACCCCAGACTACAGGGCCCCAGAG ATGTGGGATCTCTACAGAAGAGAAGTTATCAGTGAAAAAGTTGACATTTGG GCTTTGGGGTGCCTTCTATATAGAATATGCTACTTCAAGTCTGCATTTGACGGAGAATCCAAGTTGCAGGTACTCAATGGCAATTATCATATCCCTGAGCAACCCAAATATAGCATTGCTGTCACAGGGCTGATCAAAGATATGCTGGAAGCCTCACCAAATGCCAGACCAGACATCACACAG GTCTGGTTTCGTGTTAATGAGCTACTGTCGCTTGAGTTACAGAAAAGGTTACCTGATGGACCTTCACCAGCCGTTTCCTTGAGCTCGCAAGATGAAG GTGCTCATAAAAGAACACCTGTGATGCCTAGAAGGAACCCTCCACCTCCAAGAGAGCAATCTAATAGTTTTTTACCGCATGGAAGCTCAAAGGCAGGAGATGCACCTTTAGGTGCATTTTGGGCGACACAGCATGCACAAGGTGCTCAAGCTGTAGTTAATAGGAACCCTTTGTTTGATGGGGAGTCAATTAAGGCACCACTGTCATCAAAGCAGAACCAAAGCTGGGTGGACACCAGCATCAGTATTCCTGGCAATAGGCATGATCATTCTGGTCAGATGTCACTGACAAGTAAAGCACAAAATAACTCTTTGTCCAATAATGGTTTCAGAGGTCTCTCTGACACGGAGATACAAAATTCTGGGAAAAGTAGAGCACAACAACCTCAACCCGAGCCAAAATGTGAGAAAGACCCATTTAATAGCTTTGTTGCAGATTTTGACACTCACAATCTCAACATTGCCGTTGGTAAGGCATCCGAACTTGAACTTGAAGTGTCCAATCTGAAGGAGCAGTTGAAGAAAACCACATTAGAAAAGGCTGAGATGACAGCCAAGCATCTCCTCATCGTCAGGAGATCCAAGAGCTGA